A single window of Nyctibius grandis isolate bNycGra1 chromosome 16, bNycGra1.pri, whole genome shotgun sequence DNA harbors:
- the LOC137670955 gene encoding uncharacterized protein isoform X1, with the protein MHCTKMRQHKVQGQRNLHPHLDTFKMSCGGKKSYFAAAACIITLTSMVTLSYLRLQRLSHLPKIIQEGSRCRGKITNRTITPLKDNRTFIISPYFDDRESKVTRVIGIVHHEDVKQLYCWFCCQPDGKIYVSKAKIDVHSDRFGFPYGATDIVCLEPENCDPTHVSIHQSPHGNIDQLPRFEIKNRKAETFSVDFTVCISAMFGNYNNVLQFIQSVEMYKILGVQKVVIYKNNCSHLMEKVLRFYMEEGTVEVIPWPINSHLKVSSTWQFMQDGTHIGYYGQITALNDCIYRNMQRSKFVVLNDVDEIILPLKHPDWKTMMDSLQEQNPGTGVFLFENHIFPKTVSTHVFNISSWDTVPGVNILQHVHREPDRKDLINPRKMIIDPRKVIQTSVHSVLRAYGNSVNVPMDVALIYHCRVPHQGNLPRESLIRDTTLWRYNSSLIMNVNKVLYQTVL; encoded by the coding sequence atgCGGCAGCATAAAGTGCAAGGACAAAGAAATTTGCATCCACATTTAGATACATTCAAAATGTCGTGTGGTGGGAAAAAATcttactttgctgctgctgcgtgCATTATTACTCTAACTTCAATGGTCACACTTTCTTATCTTAGGTTACAGAGACTTTCTCACCTGccaaaaataattcaagaagGTAGCAGATGTAGAGGGAAAATTACCAATAGAACAATAACACCATTAAAAGATAACAGAACTTTTATTATATCCCCATACTTTGAtgacagagaaagcaaagtcaCTCGTGTGATCGGGATTGTTCACCATGAAGATGTAAAGCAACTATACTGCTGGTTCTGCTGTCAGCCCGATGGAAAGATATATgtatcaaaagcaaaaattgatGTTCACTCAGATAGATTTGGATTCCCTTACGGTGCAACAGATATAGTTTGCTTGGAACCCGAAAACTGCGATCCAACGCATGTATCAATTCATCAGTCCCCACATGGAAATATTGACCAGCTGCCAAGGTTTGAAATTAAAAACCGCAAGGCTGAGACCTTTTCTGTTGACTTCACTGTATGCATCTCTGCCATGTTTGGAAATTACAACAACGTCCTGCAGTTTATACAGAGTGTGGAAATGTACAAGATTCTTGGGGTGCAGAAAGTGGTGATCTATAAGAACAACTGCAGCCACCTGATGGAGAAAGTCTTGAGGTTTTATATGGAAGAAGGAACTGTAGAGGTAATTCCCTGGCCAATAAACTCACACCTCAAAGTCTCTTCTACATGGCAGTTCATGCAAGATGGAACACACATCGGCTACTATGGACAAATCACAGCTCTAAATGACTGTATATACCGTAACATGCAGAGGAGCAAGTTTGTGGTTCTTAATGATGTTGATGAAATAATTCTTCCCCTTAAGCACCCAGACTGGAAAACAATGATGGACAGTCTTCAGGAGCAAAACCCAGGGACTGGTGTTTTCCTCTTTGAGAACCACATCTTCCCAAAAACGGTATCTACTCATGTGTTCAACATTTCATCCTGGGATACTGTGCCAGGTGTTAACATATTACAGCACGTTCACAGAGAGCCTGACAGGAAAGATCTAATCAATCCCAGGAAAATGATAATTGATCCACGAAAGGTGATTCAGACTTCAGTCCACTCTGTCCTACGCGCTTATGGGAACAGTGTGAATGTTCCCATGGATGTTGCCCTCATTTATCACTGTCGGGTGCCCCATCAAGGAAACCTCCCAAGGGAATCCCTCATCAGGGACACAACACTGTGGAGATATAACTCATCATTAATCATGAATGTTAACAAGGTGCTATATCAAACCGTACTGTAA
- the LOC137670955 gene encoding uncharacterized protein isoform X2, with protein MRQHKVQGQRNLHPHLDTFKMSCGGKKSYFAAAACIITLTSMVTLSYLRLQRLSHLPKIIQEGSRCRGKITNRTITPLKDNRTFIISPYFDDRESKVTRVIGIVHHEDVKQLYCWFCCQPDGKIYVSKAKIDVHSDRFGFPYGATDIVCLEPENCDPTHVSIHQSPHGNIDQLPRFEIKNRKAETFSVDFTVCISAMFGNYNNVLQFIQSVEMYKILGVQKVVIYKNNCSHLMEKVLRFYMEEGTVEVIPWPINSHLKVSSTWQFMQDGTHIGYYGQITALNDCIYRNMQRSKFVVLNDVDEIILPLKHPDWKTMMDSLQEQNPGTGVFLFENHIFPKTVSTHVFNISSWDTVPGVNILQHVHREPDRKDLINPRKMIIDPRKVIQTSVHSVLRAYGNSVNVPMDVALIYHCRVPHQGNLPRESLIRDTTLWRYNSSLIMNVNKVLYQTVL; from the coding sequence atgCGGCAGCATAAAGTGCAAGGACAAAGAAATTTGCATCCACATTTAGATACATTCAAAATGTCGTGTGGTGGGAAAAAATcttactttgctgctgctgcgtgCATTATTACTCTAACTTCAATGGTCACACTTTCTTATCTTAGGTTACAGAGACTTTCTCACCTGccaaaaataattcaagaagGTAGCAGATGTAGAGGGAAAATTACCAATAGAACAATAACACCATTAAAAGATAACAGAACTTTTATTATATCCCCATACTTTGAtgacagagaaagcaaagtcaCTCGTGTGATCGGGATTGTTCACCATGAAGATGTAAAGCAACTATACTGCTGGTTCTGCTGTCAGCCCGATGGAAAGATATATgtatcaaaagcaaaaattgatGTTCACTCAGATAGATTTGGATTCCCTTACGGTGCAACAGATATAGTTTGCTTGGAACCCGAAAACTGCGATCCAACGCATGTATCAATTCATCAGTCCCCACATGGAAATATTGACCAGCTGCCAAGGTTTGAAATTAAAAACCGCAAGGCTGAGACCTTTTCTGTTGACTTCACTGTATGCATCTCTGCCATGTTTGGAAATTACAACAACGTCCTGCAGTTTATACAGAGTGTGGAAATGTACAAGATTCTTGGGGTGCAGAAAGTGGTGATCTATAAGAACAACTGCAGCCACCTGATGGAGAAAGTCTTGAGGTTTTATATGGAAGAAGGAACTGTAGAGGTAATTCCCTGGCCAATAAACTCACACCTCAAAGTCTCTTCTACATGGCAGTTCATGCAAGATGGAACACACATCGGCTACTATGGACAAATCACAGCTCTAAATGACTGTATATACCGTAACATGCAGAGGAGCAAGTTTGTGGTTCTTAATGATGTTGATGAAATAATTCTTCCCCTTAAGCACCCAGACTGGAAAACAATGATGGACAGTCTTCAGGAGCAAAACCCAGGGACTGGTGTTTTCCTCTTTGAGAACCACATCTTCCCAAAAACGGTATCTACTCATGTGTTCAACATTTCATCCTGGGATACTGTGCCAGGTGTTAACATATTACAGCACGTTCACAGAGAGCCTGACAGGAAAGATCTAATCAATCCCAGGAAAATGATAATTGATCCACGAAAGGTGATTCAGACTTCAGTCCACTCTGTCCTACGCGCTTATGGGAACAGTGTGAATGTTCCCATGGATGTTGCCCTCATTTATCACTGTCGGGTGCCCCATCAAGGAAACCTCCCAAGGGAATCCCTCATCAGGGACACAACACTGTGGAGATATAACTCATCATTAATCATGAATGTTAACAAGGTGCTATATCAAACCGTACTGTAA